Proteins from one Drosophila gunungcola strain Sukarami chromosome 3R, Dgunungcola_SK_2, whole genome shotgun sequence genomic window:
- the LOC128252064 gene encoding uncharacterized protein LOC128252064 — protein MNTIEEDCNSLTYGSPQSPETDRDQEQSPSQLQATPSQSGARKRMETPIRVRDMINLYNFATQKNQELERAKSIYFGNGLRSDEEQAVEGDCGSSCCNMSLSEDRDQGAANGGDGQCSVRQENPADNEVERIYKSKTTIRRTNQGARIIIDIFFDKKDSNIDLVGSRVETDIPESRILADFQQHSLAMKNEEQKQGIQNGPSAQST, from the exons ATGAACACCATTGAGGAGGACTGCAATAGCCTCACCTATGGCTCCCCCCAGAGTCCGGAAACCGATCGGGATCAGGAGCAATCCCCTTCCCAGCTCCAGGCAACCCCATCGCAGTCAGGAGCGCGCAAGCGGATGGAGACTCCCATCCGAGTGCGCGACATGATCAACCTGTACAACTTCGCCACGCAGAAGAACCAGGAGCTGGAGCGGGCCAAGTCCATTTACTTCGGCAACGGCCTAAGGTCGGATGAGGAGCAGGCGGTGGAAGGCGATTgcggcagcagctgctgcaacATGTCGCTATCGGAGGATAGGGACCAAGGCGCCGCTAACGGAGG GGACGGACAGTGCTCGGTGCGCCAAGAGAATCCGGCTGACAACGAAGTGGAAAGAATCTACAAGAGCAAAACCACCATTCGTCGCACAAACCAGG GCGCTCGCATTATTATAGACATTTTCTTTGACAAGAAGGATAGCAACATAGACTTAGTGGGCAGCCGTGTGGAGACGGACATCCCCGAGAGCCGCATCCTGGCTGACTTCCAGCAACACTCGCTGGCCATGAAGAACGAGGAGCAAAAACAGGGGATCCAGAATGGGCCCAGTGCCCAGTCCACATAG
- the LOC128252063 gene encoding mucin-5AC isoform X2 produces MLAQITPTLSRLLALALFCSAIFLASEAQNAIQTTNPASHLMQKTSFSCAGRPAGYYADVETGCQVYHMCDGLGRQFSYTCPNTTLFQQRMLICDHWYMVNCSKAESNYAANLLIGQRDKPFVNDEENSLRTPRPDLLDRPYAPDYSGESFRSQYKLTSNQNQIRDESSKGAGAGKLDPQASQTRWRIPPPSRTILPPAYEPQIELPSSTAKPRITTTTRATTTTRATTTTRATTTTRGTTTTTTRRPTVAPSKRTEALHNRRPSFQALEQDTDDLGTSHSTRYNTSADFNSAEAPFRGTKQSSTKLTKFVKPPSKIYEPPFVYPIYNLEEPLPQNGLRTSTAAPFSPGPNRSQVSTTTTTPRPLSRPTTLAGVPFSSATLPTTVSTVGVPPRSDNRTPAPAQSFRLATPTSTAVPPAAPAAQMPFNDLLPPFVDFVPHDIATTQGPPIYYEWKVPSNGLEPPKLDPPIGVDGREYPETTGDYGVTGKQDIFNTRLNDIGSQQKKPVQVAAPVQQSSTSHRLAISRSIKAKEEKEGEQLQPEQAQRRSDVVASSTDISHLRKQLLIPEYAFPLETIGRTGYGPGAGAASSGFSNGDLYNSFQLKIPEQRAKWFGENPKCPECHPSFVLPGTCEPCLRR; encoded by the exons ATGTTGGCGCAAATTACTCCAACGCTTTCGCGACTTTTGGCCCTGGCTTTGTTCTGCTCAGCGATATTTTTGGCCAGTGAG GCACAAAATGCCATCCAGACAACGAATCCTGCCTCGCACCTGATGCAGAAGACATCCTTTTCCTGCGCCGGTCGTCCTGCCGGCTACTATGCGGACGTGGAGACGGGCTGCCAAGTGTACCACATGTGCGATGGACTGGGGCGCCAGTTCAGCTACACGTGTCCAAACACCACGCTCTTTCAGCAGCGGATGCTCATCTGCGACCACTGGTACATGGTGAACTGTTCCAAGGCGGAGAGCAACTATGCCGCCAATCTCTTAATTG GTCAGCGGGACAAGCCCTTTGTGAATGACGAGGAAAACAGTCTGCGCACTCCTAGACCCGATCTTCTGGATCGTCCCTATGCACCCGACTACTCTGGAGAGTCCTTTAGAAGCCAATATAag CTGACTTCGAACCAAAACCAGATACGCGACGAATCATCCAAGGGTGCTGGTGCTGGAAAACTGGATCCCCAGGCATCGCAGACGCGCTGGCGGATTCCACCGCCCAGCAGAACGATCCTGCCGCCAGCTTATGAGCCGCAAATCGAGTTGCCCAGCAGCACAGCCAAGCCCAGGATAACCACCACCACTCGAGCCACAACCACGACTCGAGCCACAACCACGACTCGGGCCACAACCACCACTCGCGGCACCACAACCACCACGACTAGGAGACCCACAGTGGCACCCAGCAAGCGCACAGAGGCCCTGCACAATCGACGACCCAGCTTCCAGGCTCTGGAGCAGGATACGGACGATCTGGGCACGAGCCACAGCACTAGGTACAACACTTCAGCGGACTTTAACTCGGCGGAGGCCCCGTTCCGTGGCACAAAGCAGTCCAGCACCAAGTTGACCAAGTTCGTCAAGCCGCCCTCGAAGATCTACGAGCCGCCGTTCGTGTACCCCATCTACAACCTGGAGGAGCCGCTGCCCCAGAATGGGCTACGCACATCCACGGCGGCTCCGTTCAGTCCGGGTCCCAATCGCTCGCAGgtcagcaccaccaccaccaccccaaGGCCGTTGAGTCGACCAACCACTTTGGCTGGGGTGCCCTTCTCCTCGGCCACACTGCCAACCACGGTGAGCACTGTGGGAGTGCCGCCACGCAGCGACAATCGCACTCCAGCTCCGGCCCAGAGCTTCCgcctggccacgcccaccagcACTGCTGTCCCACCAGCTGCGCCCGCGGCACAGATGCCCTTCAACGATTTGCTGCCGCCGTTCGTGGACTTTGTGCCCCACGACATAGCCACCACCCAGGGTCCGCCCATCTACTACGAGTGGAAGGTGCCCTCGAACGGCCTGGAGCCGCCCAAGTTGGACCCTCCAATTGGCGTGGATGGACGCGAGTATCCCGAGACCACAGGGGATTACGGGGTCACCGGCAAGCAGGACATATTCAACACCCGACTAAACGACATTGGTAGCCAGCAGAAGAAGCCAGTGCAGGTGGCTGCGCCTGTCCAGCAGTCGAGCACCAGCCACCGTTTGGCCATCTCGAGATCTATCAAGGCgaaggaggagaaggagggggagcagctgcagccggAACAGGCCCAGCGTCGCTCCGATGTGGTGGCCAGTTCCACGGACATCAGCCACCTGCGCAAGCAACTGCTCATCCCGGAGTACGCCTTCCCCCTGGAAACCATCGGTCGCACGGGCTACGGACCCGGCGCAGGAGCGGCCTCCTCCGGTTTCAGCAACGGGGATCTGTACAACTCGTTCCAGCTAAAGATCCCCGAGCAGCGAGCCAAGTGGTTCGGCGAGAACCCCAAGTGCCCGGAGTGCCATCCCTCGTTCGTCCTGCCGGGAACCTGCGAGCCCTGCCTGCGCAGATAG
- the LOC128252063 gene encoding mucin-5AC isoform X1, which yields MLAQITPTLSRLLALALFCSAIFLASEAQNAIQTTNPASHLMQKTSFSCAGRPAGYYADVETGCQVYHMCDGLGRQFSYTCPNTTLFQQRMLICDHWYMVNCSKAESNYAANLLIGQRDKPFVNDEENSLRTPRPDLLDRPYAPDYSGESFRSQYKQLTSNQNQIRDESSKGAGAGKLDPQASQTRWRIPPPSRTILPPAYEPQIELPSSTAKPRITTTTRATTTTRATTTTRATTTTRGTTTTTTRRPTVAPSKRTEALHNRRPSFQALEQDTDDLGTSHSTRYNTSADFNSAEAPFRGTKQSSTKLTKFVKPPSKIYEPPFVYPIYNLEEPLPQNGLRTSTAAPFSPGPNRSQVSTTTTTPRPLSRPTTLAGVPFSSATLPTTVSTVGVPPRSDNRTPAPAQSFRLATPTSTAVPPAAPAAQMPFNDLLPPFVDFVPHDIATTQGPPIYYEWKVPSNGLEPPKLDPPIGVDGREYPETTGDYGVTGKQDIFNTRLNDIGSQQKKPVQVAAPVQQSSTSHRLAISRSIKAKEEKEGEQLQPEQAQRRSDVVASSTDISHLRKQLLIPEYAFPLETIGRTGYGPGAGAASSGFSNGDLYNSFQLKIPEQRAKWFGENPKCPECHPSFVLPGTCEPCLRR from the exons ATGTTGGCGCAAATTACTCCAACGCTTTCGCGACTTTTGGCCCTGGCTTTGTTCTGCTCAGCGATATTTTTGGCCAGTGAG GCACAAAATGCCATCCAGACAACGAATCCTGCCTCGCACCTGATGCAGAAGACATCCTTTTCCTGCGCCGGTCGTCCTGCCGGCTACTATGCGGACGTGGAGACGGGCTGCCAAGTGTACCACATGTGCGATGGACTGGGGCGCCAGTTCAGCTACACGTGTCCAAACACCACGCTCTTTCAGCAGCGGATGCTCATCTGCGACCACTGGTACATGGTGAACTGTTCCAAGGCGGAGAGCAACTATGCCGCCAATCTCTTAATTG GTCAGCGGGACAAGCCCTTTGTGAATGACGAGGAAAACAGTCTGCGCACTCCTAGACCCGATCTTCTGGATCGTCCCTATGCACCCGACTACTCTGGAGAGTCCTTTAGAAGCCAATATAag CAGCTGACTTCGAACCAAAACCAGATACGCGACGAATCATCCAAGGGTGCTGGTGCTGGAAAACTGGATCCCCAGGCATCGCAGACGCGCTGGCGGATTCCACCGCCCAGCAGAACGATCCTGCCGCCAGCTTATGAGCCGCAAATCGAGTTGCCCAGCAGCACAGCCAAGCCCAGGATAACCACCACCACTCGAGCCACAACCACGACTCGAGCCACAACCACGACTCGGGCCACAACCACCACTCGCGGCACCACAACCACCACGACTAGGAGACCCACAGTGGCACCCAGCAAGCGCACAGAGGCCCTGCACAATCGACGACCCAGCTTCCAGGCTCTGGAGCAGGATACGGACGATCTGGGCACGAGCCACAGCACTAGGTACAACACTTCAGCGGACTTTAACTCGGCGGAGGCCCCGTTCCGTGGCACAAAGCAGTCCAGCACCAAGTTGACCAAGTTCGTCAAGCCGCCCTCGAAGATCTACGAGCCGCCGTTCGTGTACCCCATCTACAACCTGGAGGAGCCGCTGCCCCAGAATGGGCTACGCACATCCACGGCGGCTCCGTTCAGTCCGGGTCCCAATCGCTCGCAGgtcagcaccaccaccaccaccccaaGGCCGTTGAGTCGACCAACCACTTTGGCTGGGGTGCCCTTCTCCTCGGCCACACTGCCAACCACGGTGAGCACTGTGGGAGTGCCGCCACGCAGCGACAATCGCACTCCAGCTCCGGCCCAGAGCTTCCgcctggccacgcccaccagcACTGCTGTCCCACCAGCTGCGCCCGCGGCACAGATGCCCTTCAACGATTTGCTGCCGCCGTTCGTGGACTTTGTGCCCCACGACATAGCCACCACCCAGGGTCCGCCCATCTACTACGAGTGGAAGGTGCCCTCGAACGGCCTGGAGCCGCCCAAGTTGGACCCTCCAATTGGCGTGGATGGACGCGAGTATCCCGAGACCACAGGGGATTACGGGGTCACCGGCAAGCAGGACATATTCAACACCCGACTAAACGACATTGGTAGCCAGCAGAAGAAGCCAGTGCAGGTGGCTGCGCCTGTCCAGCAGTCGAGCACCAGCCACCGTTTGGCCATCTCGAGATCTATCAAGGCgaaggaggagaaggagggggagcagctgcagccggAACAGGCCCAGCGTCGCTCCGATGTGGTGGCCAGTTCCACGGACATCAGCCACCTGCGCAAGCAACTGCTCATCCCGGAGTACGCCTTCCCCCTGGAAACCATCGGTCGCACGGGCTACGGACCCGGCGCAGGAGCGGCCTCCTCCGGTTTCAGCAACGGGGATCTGTACAACTCGTTCCAGCTAAAGATCCCCGAGCAGCGAGCCAAGTGGTTCGGCGAGAACCCCAAGTGCCCGGAGTGCCATCCCTCGTTCGTCCTGCCGGGAACCTGCGAGCCCTGCCTGCGCAGATAG
- the LOC128252069 gene encoding uncharacterized protein LOC128252069 has product MVLRSILRFFQNLLRSVRYSIMGDSGDVSTDIKLFQVIVPPIPKLGDSHMFWSWRMLIKAYLSAIGLWSINQPKESPHTKFVLLSTLEMWVLRKEYDDMSCRSIFEDLDERFTSGVDRRNSRDSFI; this is encoded by the exons ATGGTTCTCAGATCcattttaaggttttttcaaaatttgcttAGGTCAGTAAGGTATTCGATTATGGGGGATTCTGGAGATGTAAGCACGGacataaaattgtttcaagTGATCGTGCCCCCGATACCAAAACTTGGCGACTCGCATATGTTCTGGTCGTGGCGAATGCTTATTAAGGCTTATCTGTCGGCCATCGGACTTTGGTCGATAAATCAACCAAAAGAG AGCCCGCACACTAAGTTTGTGCTTCTGAGCACCTTGGAAATGTGGGTTTTAAGAAAGGAGTATGACGACATGTCATGCAGGTCTATTTTCGAAGATCTCGACGAGAGATTCACAAGCGGTGTTGACAGACGAAACTCAAGGGATAGTTTTATCTAA
- the LOC128252070 gene encoding putative SERF-like protein: MTRGNQRDLARQKNQKKLADSTKGKRTDNLTVEQRKARDAELMREKQKKKEEAAAASTSK; this comes from the exons ATGACAC GCGGCAACCAACGCGACCTGGCCCGCCAGAAGAACCAGAAGAAGTTGGCGGACTCAACCAAGGGAAAGCGCACCGATAATCTCACCGTGGAGCAACGAAAGGCCAG GGATGCCGAGCTTATGCGCGagaagcagaaaaaaaaggaggaagCCGCTGCCGCCAGCACAAGCAAATAG
- the LOC128252068 gene encoding uncharacterized protein LOC128252068, with protein MPKPLLSSCCLCQSTRNGSVISGILAIVLSIITIVVIFTTRVHFKTIIFDFIPNDIVKIILVINLCMTILISLLMIVGVLKRNHYLMVPWVVLGIMIAIGLLISVIYTGVVFFIDGYVLTGVLWLIFGLICCAVLTYCWCVVYSEYANLSDENERGRYNKQPYRR; from the exons ATGCCGAAGCCCCTACTTAGCTCCTGCTGCCTGTGCCAATCGACGCGAAATGGCTCCGTCATATCGGGCATCCTGGCCATCGTCCTGTCGATTATTACCATCGTGGTGATCTTTACGACACGCGTTCACTTCAAGACGATCATCTTTGACTTTATCCCCAATGACATCGTGAAGATAATACTCGTCATCAATTTGTGCATGACGATTTTGATATCACTGCTCATGATTGTGGGTGTTCTAAAG CGGAACCACTATCTGATGGTACCCTGGGTGGTGCTGGGCATTATGATTGCCATTGGGCTGCTAATCTCCGTCATCTACACCGGCGTCGTCTTCTTCATCGACGGCTACGTGCTGACGGGCGTCCTCTGGCTGATCTTCGGCCTAATTTGTTGCG CTGTTCTCACCTATTGCTGGTGCGTGGTCTATAGCGAGTACGCAAATCTTTCAGACGAAAACGAGCGCGGGCGCTACAACAAACAGCCATACCGCCGCTAA
- the LOC128252067 gene encoding mesencephalic astrocyte-derived neurotrophic factor homolog, whose product MKTWYMVVVVCFLAGLAQTSLALKEEDCEVCVKTVRRFADSLDDSTMKDYKLIETEFKKFCKAQKNKEHRFCYYLGGLEESATGILNELSKPLSWSMPAEKICEKLKKKDAQICDLRYEKQIDLNSVDLKKLKVRDLKKILNDWDESCDGCLEKGDFIKRIEELKPKYSHGEL is encoded by the exons ATGAAGACGTGGTACATGGTGGTTGTGGTCTGCTTCCTGGCGGGATTGGCCCAAACGTCGCTGGCCCTGAAAGAAGAGGACTGCGAAG TGTGCGTCAAGACGGTGAGGCGGTTCGCGGACTCGCTGGACGATTCCACCATGAAGGACTACAAACTGATCGAGACGGAGTTCAAGAAGTTCTGCAAGGCGCAAAAGAACAAGGAGCACAGATTC TGCTACTACCTCGGAGGCCTGGAAGAATCCGCCACGGGCATTCTGAACGAGTTGAGCAAACCCCTGAGCTGGTCCATGCCAGCTGAGAAGATTTGCGAGAAGCTGAAGAAGAAGGACGCGCAAATCTGCGATCTTCGCTATG AGAAACAAATCGATCTGAACAGCGTGGACCTGAAGAAGCTGAAGGTGCGCGACCTGAAAAAAATCCTCAACGACTGGGACGAGAGCTGTGACGGCTGTCTGGAGAAGGGCGACTTCATCAAGCGCATCGAGGAGCTGAAGCCTAAGTACTCGCATGGCGAGCTGTAG